In Motilibacter aurantiacus, one genomic interval encodes:
- a CDS encoding ABC transporter permease → MREQLTPRNEDLGAAAGAPVADEHARVERAAAESTAPKSAFARLADSSAGRNSGLVLALVVICAIGLITKGDTFATTNNVWTILRLAAVGGVISVGMTFVIIAGGIDLSVGAIVALASVWATTTGTQDIGTFGIIFTSIVVATACGVINGVLIAYGKVVAFIATLAGLATYRGLAENLSDRKTQSIDTPSGFLDFFGAEPGGIPVLVIMFAVVAVLGWLLLNRTTFGRRTFAIGGNPEAARLAGINVKRQTVMLYALLGFLCGIATIMILARTSAGTSTHGNLYELDAIAAVVIGGTLLSGGRGTIVGTVFGVLIFQTLNNIFTLNNLTTSTQAVAKGLIIVAAVLLQQRVAKTSRS, encoded by the coding sequence GTGAGGGAGCAACTGACCCCCCGCAACGAAGACCTCGGCGCCGCCGCCGGGGCGCCGGTCGCGGACGAGCACGCCCGCGTCGAGCGTGCGGCTGCCGAGTCGACTGCTCCCAAGTCTGCGTTCGCCCGTCTCGCGGACAGCAGCGCCGGGCGCAACAGCGGGCTGGTGCTCGCGCTCGTGGTCATCTGCGCCATCGGGCTCATCACCAAGGGCGACACCTTCGCGACCACGAACAACGTCTGGACCATCCTGCGCCTCGCCGCCGTCGGCGGCGTGATCAGCGTCGGCATGACCTTCGTCATCATCGCCGGAGGCATCGACCTCTCGGTGGGCGCCATCGTCGCGCTCGCCTCGGTGTGGGCGACGACCACGGGCACGCAGGACATCGGCACCTTCGGCATCATCTTCACCTCGATCGTCGTCGCCACGGCCTGCGGCGTCATCAACGGCGTGCTCATCGCCTACGGCAAGGTGGTCGCGTTCATCGCGACGCTCGCGGGCCTGGCGACCTACCGCGGACTGGCCGAGAACCTCTCCGACCGCAAGACCCAGTCGATCGACACGCCCTCGGGCTTCCTCGACTTCTTCGGCGCGGAGCCGGGCGGCATCCCGGTGCTCGTCATCATGTTCGCCGTCGTCGCGGTCCTCGGCTGGCTGCTGCTCAACCGCACGACCTTCGGCCGGCGCACGTTCGCGATCGGCGGCAACCCCGAGGCCGCGCGCCTGGCCGGCATCAACGTCAAGCGCCAGACGGTCATGCTCTACGCGCTGCTCGGCTTCCTCTGCGGCATCGCGACGATCATGATCCTGGCCCGCACCTCGGCCGGGACGAGCACGCACGGCAACCTCTACGAGCTCGACGCCATCGCGGCCGTCGTGATCGGCGGCACGCTGCTCAGCGGCGGTCGCGGCACCATCGTGGGCACGGTGTTCGGCGTCCTGATCTTCCAGACGCTCAACAACATCTTCACCCTCAACAACCTCACGACCTCGACGCAGGCCGTGGCGAAGGGCCTGATCATCGTGGCGGCGGTGCTCCTGCAGCAGCGCGTCGCGAAGACGTCCCGCAGTTAG